The segment ACCGAGTTCGCCGAGCGAACCCGCGAGTTCGTCAACGATGTCGTGATCCCCGTCGAGCGGGAGACGCTCGGAGACGGCCCCGCCGACAGCGACGTCGTGGCTGACCTTCGGGAGCGCGCGCGCGAGCGCGACCTCTACGCCCCCCACCTGCCCGAGGAGTACGGCGGCCAGGGGCTGAACTACCGCGACATGCTCCCCGTCTTCGAGGCGGCCGGCCGGAGCCTGCTCGGCCCGCCCGCGCTTCGGGTCGAGGCGCCCGACGAGGGCAACATGCACACCCTGGAGCTTTTCGGCACGGAGGAACAGAAGGAGCGGTGGCTCGAGCCGCTCGCCGCGGGCGAGATCCGCTCGGGCTTCTCGATGACCGAGCCGATGCAGGGCGGCGGCTCGGATCCGAAGATGCTCAGGACGGATGCCGAGAACGAGGACGGAGAGTGGATCATCGACGGCCACAAGTGGTGGACCACTCAGGGCGCGGAGGCCGACGTGTTGATCGTGATGGCGCGCACCGACCGGGAGGCCCACCCCTACGAGGGCTGCTCGCTGTTTCTCGTGCCCACCGACACGGAGGGCGTCGAGGTCGTGCGCAACATCCCCCACGTCGGCGGCGAGGTCACGGGGATGAGTCACGCCGAGATCCGGTTCGACGGCGTACGGATCCCCGAGGAGAACCTGCTCGGAGAGCTCAACGAGGGGTTCACCCACGCCCAGGAGCGCCTCGGCCCCGCTCGCCTGACCCACTGCATGCGCTACTCGGGGATGGCCGAGCGGGCGCTCGACGTCACGAAGGCGTACGTCTCCGAGCGCGAGGCGTTCGACGGCCCGCTCGCGGAGAAGCAGTCGGTCCGCTTCACGATCGCCGAGGCCGAGACGAACCTGCATGCCGCCCGGACGATGGTACGCCACGCCGCCCGCGAGATCGAGTCGGGCGGGCAGGCACGGATCCCGGTCGCGATGGCGAAGGTGTTCGCCGCCAACACCATCCAGGAGGTGATCGACGACTGCCTCCAGCTCTGTGGCGCGAACGGCATCGGCAAGGACCTCCCGATCGCGGACTTCTACGAGAACGTCCGCCAGTTCCGCATCGTCGACGGCGCCGACGAGGTCCACAAGCGCGTGATCGCCCGCGACGCGTTCTCGGAGGTGAACCCCGACGAGATCGAGGCGATCACGCGCTACGAGGAGTGAGCGCGGTCGTCCCGCCGGTCCGCGATCGGTTCCTGCCGTAGCCGTTCCCGGAACGCACAGACTCTCGCTCATCAGGGCACCCCGTTTAATACCGTCGCCCCTCTCGAATCGCCATGGAGACGATCTCGCTCGGTAACGAGGAGTTCGAGGGCCGCAACAACGCCTACCTGCTCGAGGGCGAGCCGGTGACGCTCGTCGATACGGGCATCGCCACCGACCGGACGCGAGAACAGCTCCGCGAGTCCCTCGCGGATCGCGGCTACGACTTCTCGGACGTCGAACGGATCGTCCTCACCCACTGGCACCCCGACCACGCCGGGCTCGCCGGCGAGATCCAGGCCGAGAGCGGCGCAACCGTCCACGCCCACGCGGCCGACGCGCCGCTGATCGAGGGCGACCCCGAGGCACTTTCCGCGCTCGACGAGCGTCGCCGCTCGCTCGTCGAGCAGTGGGGGATGCCCCCGGAGAAGCGCGAGGAGCTGTTCGACTTCCTCGACGCACACGACGGGATCGCGGGCGAGCCGGCCGACGTCACGCGGATCGAGGACGGCACGACGATCGATGTCGGCGGGACGGTCCTCGAGACGATCCACACGCCGGGCCACGCCGCCGGACTCTGCTGTTTCGAGCTCGACGGCGGGCGCGAGGCGCTCGTCGGCGACGCGATCCTGCCGGTCTACACGCCGAACGTCGGCGGGGCGGACGTCCGCGTCGACCGTCCCCTCGAGCGGTACCTCGACTCGCTCCGCACGCTGATCGAGCGCGACTACGAGCGGGTGTGGCCGGGCCACCGCGACGTCATCGAGGAGCCGACCGACCGCGCACGGGAGATCGCGTCGCACCACCGCGAACGGACCGAGCGCGTCCTGGGAGTGCTCGAGGAACGCGGTCCCGCCGACGCGTGGACCGTCAGCGCCCACCTCTTCGGCGAGCTCGAGGGGATCCACGTCGTCCACGGCCCCGGCGAGGCGTTCGCCCACCTCGATCACCTCGAGCGGGCGGGCGCCGTCGAGCGCGACGGCGGCGAGTACGTCCTCGTCGACGCACCCGACCTCGACTCGCTGATCCCGCCGGCGTAGCGTCCTCGGTCGGTTCCGAAGGGTCCCTCGACGGCCGAGTGCCGGCGTCTCGGAACGGACCGACACGACCGTCTCCGTCGAGATCGAGTATATCGACCGGGATCGCAGCGCCGAGGGACGCACAACTATGTGAACCCGATCCGAACCACCGGTATGGTCTTCGCACGCCACGGGGGAGGAGCACGCGCCGACCTGGCGGCGATCGCCTCACAGGTCCATCCCGTGTTCATGCTGCCGCCGATCGCCGCCTCCTGGTTCGGCAGCATGCTGGCCGGGGAGTTCTCGCTACTGACGGGCGCGATCCACGCCACCGCGATCTTCGCGGCCGTCTACACCGCCCACGTCAAGGACGGCTACGTCGACTTCTACGGCCGCGGCGAGGACGACGATCACCCGCTCTCAGAGCGGGGCTGTGAGCGCGCGCTGGCGGGCGCGGCCGCCCTCTTCGTGCTCTGTCTGCTCGCGCTCGCCGGCAGGGTCGACGCGTGGGCCGCGCTGCTCACGCTTCCCTGCTGGCTCATCGGCTACCACCACGCCCCGCAGCTCGACACCAACCCCGTCACCACGACGACGGGCTATCCGGCGGGCATCGCGCTGGCCATCCTCGGTGGTTACTACGTCCAGGCGGGCACCGTCGGAACGAGCGCGCTCTCGTTCGCGCTCGTCTTCCTCGTGTTGCTCTCGGGCGTGAAGGTGATCGACGACGAGCAGGACTACGCGTACGATAAGTCGATCGAGAAGCGAACCGTCGCGGTCGCCGTCGGCCCCGAGCGCGCCCGGCAGAGCGCCTACGCGCTGATGGTGCTCTCATTACTACTGGTGGTGGGCCTCGCGCTGGTACGAGTGTTCCCGCCGAGTTCGGTGTTCGCGGCGGTCGCCTTCGGCGCGGTCGCCGCGGTCTCGCGCCGAGCGGACTCAGAGATCGCCACCATGCTGCTGGTGCGTGGCTCGTACGTCTTTCTCGCTCTGTTGCTCGCGGCGACCTGGTTCCGACCGCTTTCCTGATCGAATCGAGCGGCCGTCGCGGGTCGGGTGGTTTTAATTCGGTCGTTTCCCAACCTCGGGCCATGGCCGAAGACACGGCGCGGATCACGGCGATCGAGACGAGCATCGTATCGCGAACCGCCGACGACTTCGACGTCGACGAGGAGGAGCTGGCGGACGCCCTCGAGGTACTCGCGGGCGGCCTCAAGGGTCATCACTCTCGACTCGAACAGTACCCCTACGTCTCCGGCGATGAGCGTCGCGCGTACGCCGCCGCTCCCGACGAATGGGAAGAGTTACTCGAGTCCCACGAGTTCGACGGCGAGCTCGCCGACGCCGTACGGGCCGCGCACGATCACCAGGCCGAGGCGCTGTTCGTCGCGAACGAGGCCGATAGCGACGAACTCGAGGACGCCTCGGGAGTCGTCATCGGCGTCGATACCGCAGAACAGTTCGAGTGAGCCGACTCGCGACCGTCGGTCGTACGTGCTCATGGGGGACTCCCGTTCTAACCGAGTCCGGCCGGCGGAAACGCCGTTCGCGTTCTGCTCGCTGCGGTTCGTAGCCGACGTTCTGCAGGCCCGGTCGCACCCCTCATTCCTCGAACGAGAACAACCGTCCCGGTCCCCTGCTTCTCACGCCTGCGGCCCGGCAGGCGTCCCACAGCGTCGCCGCGTTGCTCGTCACTACCGGAAGGCCGAGGTCGTCCTCGAGCGGTCCGATCGCCGCCAGGGAGGGGTAGTTCGTACAGGAGACGAAGACGGCGTCCGCACCTACGTCGGCGGGTTCGCTCGTCTCGCGGACCTGCCGGTAGGCGTCCTCCGGAGTGAGCGCGCCGATCACGACGTTGTCCTCGATCCCCCGCCCCTCGATCGAGACCACCTCGTAGCCGGCGGCCTCGAAGTACTCCCGTTCGCGCTCGTTCAACTCCTCGTTGTAGGGCGTTCGGACGGCGATCCGTTCGATCCCGAGGGATTCGAACGCCCGGTCGACCGAGAGAGCCGTGGCGACCGCGGGTCCGCCGATCGTCGCTGCGAGCCCCTCCTCCAACTCCCGGTCGAACCCCGGTCCGTGCAGCAGGCTTCCCGTCGTACAGGCGTAGGCGATCGCGTCCACGTCGGCGTCGGCCAACAGTTCGGCACACTCGAGGGCGCGATCGCTCATCGCGTCGAGGGCCTCCACGGTAACCGATTCGAGGGGCATACGGCTGATGTGAACCGAGACGCCCTCGGGAACGTACTCCTCGAACTCGACCTCGGCGGCGGTGTTCGAGGAGGGGACGATCAGCCCCAGTTTCGCGCGCCAGCCCGTCATTCGGTTACCTCCGTTACCTTCCCGTCGGCGCGGTCGCGCTCCTCGAGGTCGAAATCGCGCTCCGCGGGGTCGCCGTGGCCGCCGCCGCCGGGCGTGCGAAGGGTGATCGTCGTACCCGGGGAGACGTCGCGGGTGGTCTTCGCGGGGACGGGCTCTCCATCCACGAGGTTCTCGCCGACGCTGCCGTCATCGCCGCCCGCGACGCCGCGGGGGGCGTGGCGCCGACGTTCGGTCAGCAGCGAGACCGTCGCGCTTTCCTCGACCGTGACCGATCGCACCAGGCCGAGGCCGCCACGGTGGCGTCCGCGCCCGCCGCTGTCCGCTCTGAAGGAGTACTCCTCGACGCGCATCGGGTACTCGGTCTCGAGCGACTCGACCGGCGTGTTCAGCGTGTTGGTCATCCCGACCTGGACGCCGTCCATGCCGTCCTTTTCGGCGCGCGCGCCGAACCCGCCGGCGATCGTCTCGTAGTAGGTGAACCCGCCCGTCCGCCCGCCGATCGTGAGGTTGTTCATCGTCCCCTGGCCCTGGGCTGGAACGCGCTCGGGGGCGGCCTTCGCCAAGGCGAGGAAGACGACGTCGGTGACCCGCTGGCTGGTCTCGACGTTCCCGCCCACGACGGCCGCCGGCACCCGCGGGTTGAGCAGCGATCCCGCGGGCGCGACGACGGAGACGGGGTCGTAACAGCCGTCGTTCGGCGGGATCTCGGGATCGGTCACGCAGCGCACGACGAAGTAGACCGCGCTCTTCGCGACCGCCAGCGGGGCGTTCAGGTTGCCCGCGACCTGGTCGGCGGTGCCCGAGAAGTCGACGCCGATCGAGTCGCCCTCGATCGTCACCGTCGCCTCGATCGGGATCTCCTCCTCGGTGACGCCGTCGCCCTCGAGGACGTCGCTCGCCCCGTAGGTGCCGTCCGGGAGCTCACGGATCTCGCTCTCGATGCGTTCGCGCGAGTACTCGATCACGGCGTCGAACCCCTCCTTCACTACGTCCTCGCCGTGTTCGGAGAACAGGTCGTCGAGGCGTTCCTCCGCGCGGTCGTTCGCCGCGAGCTGGGCGCGCAGGTCCGCGCGGCGCTCCGTCGGATTGCGGACGTTCGCTAACAGGAGGTCCATCACGTCGTCGTTGACCTCGCCGTCGCGGACGAGCCGAACCGCGGGGATGCGAAGCCCCTCCTCGTAGATCTCGCGGGCGCCCGCGGGCATACTCCCCGGTACTGAACCGCCGACGTCGGCGTGGTGCGCCCGGGAGACGGCGTAGCCGACGACCTCCCCCCGCGGCGCGAGCGGCGAGACCATCGTGACGTCGGGCAGGTGGGTGCCGCCCGCGAAGGGGTCGTTCAGCACGAACGTCTCGCCGGGTTCGGGATCGCGCTCCCGGACGGCGGAGACGGCCTCCGGCATCGCTCCCAGGTGAACGGGGATGTGTTCCGCCTGCGCGACCATCCGCCCCTCGGCGTCGAACAGCGCGGTCGAACAGTCCCGGCGTTCCTTGATGTTCGGCGAGTACGCCCCCGTGATCAGCACCTGTCCCATCTCCTCGGCGACGCTCTCGAGCTGGTTGCGGAGGATCTCGAGGGTGACCGAATCCATGCTCATCGTCGTTCCTCCTTCCTGCAGACCAGCGTTCCATCACCGCCGATCCGCCCGCCCCACTCGGGGGGGACGACGGCGGTGCTCTCGGACTGTTCGAGCACCGCGGGGCCCTCGATTCGCTCGCCGGGCGCCAGCCGTTCGCGGTCGTAAACGCTCGTCTCGCGGTGGCCCGTGCCGGGGAAGTACGCCTCGCGCTCGCCCTTCAGCGGGTCGCCATCGGCCTCGTAGGCGACCGCGGGCGCCTCGCGGGCGACGCTCGCGCTCGTTCGCAGGTTGACGAGTTCGACCGCTTCGTCCATCCGGTAGCCGTAGGTCCGTTCGTGAGCGGCGTGGAAGTCCGTCGCCGCGCTTTCGGCGTCGAACCCTCCGCTCACGGGCACTGTCAGCTCGAAGCTCTGGCCGACGTACCTGAGGTCGGCCGCCCGCTCGATCTCGGGTTCGCCGGTCGCGCTCTCCTCGCGAACCCGTTCTTGGAGGTCGGCGTAGATCGATTCGATCGATTCGGGATCGACCTCCGAGAGCGCGACACGGTGGGTTCGGACGGCGTCGTGTTTCTCGTCGGCCGCCAGAAGTCCAAAGGCCGAGAGCACGCCGCCCGGAAGCGGCACGACGACCGTCTCGACGTCGAGCGCGTCGGCGAGCGCGGCCGCGTGCATCGGCCCCGCGCCGCCGAACGCCACCAGCCCGAATCCCCGCGGATCGTAGCCGCGTTCGACGGTGACCGCCCGGACCGCGCGGGTCATGTTGGCGTTGGCGACGCGATAGACCCCGCGGGCCGCCTCGAGCGCCCCCTCCAGGCCGGCCTCGGCGGCGAGGTCATCGAGAACCGCGTGGGCGGCCTCCACGTCGAGGCTGAGTTCGCCGCCCAGCGCCGTCCCCGAGCCGATGTAGCCCAGTACGACGTTCGCGTCGGTGACCGTCGCGCGCTCGCCGCCCTTGCCGTAGCAGGCGGGGCCGGGATCGGCGCCCGCGGATCGTGGGCCGACCCGGAGCGCGCCGCCCGCGTCGACCCACGCGATCGAGCCGCCGCCCGCGCCGACGGTGTTGACGTCGACCATCGGCGTTCCGATCGGAAGGCCGTCGATCTCCGCGCTCGTGGTCCGCTCGATCTCTCCCTCACGAACGAGGCTCACGTCGCTCGAGGTCCCGCCCATGTCGAAGGTGACGAGCCCGTCGAGGTCGTTCTCGCCGCCGTCGGTATCGTCGCTCGAGACGACGGCGTCGGCGCCGACGACGCCCGCGGCCGGCCCCGAGAGCACGGTCGTCACCGCGTGCTCCCGCACCGTTTCCGCCTCGGCGGTGCCGCCGTTCGACTGCATGATTCGCGGGGTCGGAACCCCGGCCGCTGCCGTCCGTTCGGCGAGCCGGCCGACGTAGCGGTCGATCGCCGGCGTGACGTAGGCGTCGACCGCCGTCGTCGAGGCCCGTTCGAACTCGCGGAACTCCGCGAGCACCTCGCTCGAGACCGATATTGGGACCGAGAGCTCCTCGCGAAGCACCTCCGCCACGGCGCGTTCGTTCTCGTCGTTCGCGTAGGCGTGAAGCAGGCAGACTGCGACGCTCTCGGCGCCGTCCGCCTCGATCTCCCGGGCGAGTTCGCGGACCTCGCGCTCGTCGACGGCGGTCTCGATCCCGTCGGGGGTGGCCCGCTCGTCTAACTCGTATCGGCGCCGACGCGGCACCAACGGATCGGGCTTCTCGGCGTTCAGGTCGTAGAGGTCGGGCCGGGCCTGGCGGCCGATCTCGAGGACGTCCCGGAACCCGGCAGTGGTAACCAGCGCGGTCCTCGCGCCGCCGCGTTCGAGCAGCGCGTTCACCGAGACGGTCATCGCGTGGCTGAAGGCGTCGATCTCATCAGGGGGGATCCCCGCCGTCTCACACGCCTTCTCGATGCCGTCCATCACGCCGACGCTTTGATCCGTGGTGCTCGGCACCTTCGCCGTCACGAGGTCGCCGCCGACGTACAGCGCCACGTCGGTGAACGTGCCGCCGACGTCGACGCCGATGCGCGTCTCGTCGGCCACTCAGAGCACCCCCAGATCGAGCGCGATGGTGTAGAGCGTCCTGATTCCCAGCCCGATCACGACGAGCGTGAC is part of the Halalkalicoccus sp. CG83 genome and harbors:
- a CDS encoding hydantoinase B/oxoprolinase family protein, whose product is MDSVTLEILRNQLESVAEEMGQVLITGAYSPNIKERRDCSTALFDAEGRMVAQAEHIPVHLGAMPEAVSAVRERDPEPGETFVLNDPFAGGTHLPDVTMVSPLAPRGEVVGYAVSRAHHADVGGSVPGSMPAGAREIYEEGLRIPAVRLVRDGEVNDDVMDLLLANVRNPTERRADLRAQLAANDRAEERLDDLFSEHGEDVVKEGFDAVIEYSRERIESEIRELPDGTYGASDVLEGDGVTEEEIPIEATVTIEGDSIGVDFSGTADQVAGNLNAPLAVAKSAVYFVVRCVTDPEIPPNDGCYDPVSVVAPAGSLLNPRVPAAVVGGNVETSQRVTDVVFLALAKAAPERVPAQGQGTMNNLTIGGRTGGFTYYETIAGGFGARAEKDGMDGVQVGMTNTLNTPVESLETEYPMRVEEYSFRADSGGRGRHRGGLGLVRSVTVEESATVSLLTERRRHAPRGVAGGDDGSVGENLVDGEPVPAKTTRDVSPGTTITLRTPGGGGHGDPAERDFDLEERDRADGKVTEVTE
- a CDS encoding MBL fold metallo-hydrolase, encoding METISLGNEEFEGRNNAYLLEGEPVTLVDTGIATDRTREQLRESLADRGYDFSDVERIVLTHWHPDHAGLAGEIQAESGATVHAHAADAPLIEGDPEALSALDERRRSLVEQWGMPPEKREELFDFLDAHDGIAGEPADVTRIEDGTTIDVGGTVLETIHTPGHAAGLCCFELDGGREALVGDAILPVYTPNVGGADVRVDRPLERYLDSLRTLIERDYERVWPGHRDVIEEPTDRAREIASHHRERTERVLGVLEERGPADAWTVSAHLFGELEGIHVVHGPGEAFAHLDHLERAGAVERDGGEYVLVDAPDLDSLIPPA
- a CDS encoding acyl-CoA dehydrogenase family protein, translating into MEYDDTQLATEFAERTREFVNDVVIPVERETLGDGPADSDVVADLRERARERDLYAPHLPEEYGGQGLNYRDMLPVFEAAGRSLLGPPALRVEAPDEGNMHTLELFGTEEQKERWLEPLAAGEIRSGFSMTEPMQGGGSDPKMLRTDAENEDGEWIIDGHKWWTTQGAEADVLIVMARTDREAHPYEGCSLFLVPTDTEGVEVVRNIPHVGGEVTGMSHAEIRFDGVRIPEENLLGELNEGFTHAQERLGPARLTHCMRYSGMAERALDVTKAYVSEREAFDGPLAEKQSVRFTIAEAETNLHAARTMVRHAAREIESGGQARIPVAMAKVFAANTIQEVIDDCLQLCGANGIGKDLPIADFYENVRQFRIVDGADEVHKRVIARDAFSEVNPDEIEAITRYEE
- a CDS encoding maleate cis-trans isomerase family protein gives rise to the protein MTGWRAKLGLIVPSSNTAAEVEFEEYVPEGVSVHISRMPLESVTVEALDAMSDRALECAELLADADVDAIAYACTTGSLLHGPGFDRELEEGLAATIGGPAVATALSVDRAFESLGIERIAVRTPYNEELNEREREYFEAAGYEVVSIEGRGIEDNVVIGALTPEDAYRQVRETSEPADVGADAVFVSCTNYPSLAAIGPLEDDLGLPVVTSNAATLWDACRAAGVRSRGPGRLFSFEE
- a CDS encoding UbiA family prenyltransferase, coding for MVFARHGGGARADLAAIASQVHPVFMLPPIAASWFGSMLAGEFSLLTGAIHATAIFAAVYTAHVKDGYVDFYGRGEDDDHPLSERGCERALAGAAALFVLCLLALAGRVDAWAALLTLPCWLIGYHHAPQLDTNPVTTTTGYPAGIALAILGGYYVQAGTVGTSALSFALVFLVLLSGVKVIDDEQDYAYDKSIEKRTVAVAVGPERARQSAYALMVLSLLLVVGLALVRVFPPSSVFAAVAFGAVAAVSRRADSEIATMLLVRGSYVFLALLLAATWFRPLS
- a CDS encoding hydantoinase/oxoprolinase family protein, giving the protein MADETRIGVDVGGTFTDVALYVGGDLVTAKVPSTTDQSVGVMDGIEKACETAGIPPDEIDAFSHAMTVSVNALLERGGARTALVTTAGFRDVLEIGRQARPDLYDLNAEKPDPLVPRRRRYELDERATPDGIETAVDEREVRELAREIEADGAESVAVCLLHAYANDENERAVAEVLREELSVPISVSSEVLAEFREFERASTTAVDAYVTPAIDRYVGRLAERTAAAGVPTPRIMQSNGGTAEAETVREHAVTTVLSGPAAGVVGADAVVSSDDTDGGENDLDGLVTFDMGGTSSDVSLVREGEIERTTSAEIDGLPIGTPMVDVNTVGAGGGSIAWVDAGGALRVGPRSAGADPGPACYGKGGERATVTDANVVLGYIGSGTALGGELSLDVEAAHAVLDDLAAEAGLEGALEAARGVYRVANANMTRAVRAVTVERGYDPRGFGLVAFGGAGPMHAAALADALDVETVVVPLPGGVLSAFGLLAADEKHDAVRTHRVALSEVDPESIESIYADLQERVREESATGEPEIERAADLRYVGQSFELTVPVSGGFDAESAATDFHAAHERTYGYRMDEAVELVNLRTSASVAREAPAVAYEADGDPLKGEREAYFPGTGHRETSVYDRERLAPGERIEGPAVLEQSESTAVVPPEWGGRIGGDGTLVCRKEERR